The Corvus cornix cornix isolate S_Up_H32 chromosome 12, ASM73873v5, whole genome shotgun sequence genome includes a window with the following:
- the TCTA gene encoding T-cell leukemia translocation-altered gene protein, with amino-acid sequence MAAVAAGWQPPWRALAALGRELAAEWAAQDVRAALCQLLLLWLGLSLLGVRLAWRTYGGAVAALCYRTGPTGRRSPGTASGASPSRPRAHSLSPAGPAGRNGAAERHCPPRDGLAAEPMKTHRE; translated from the exons atggcggcggtggcggcgggcTGGCAGCCGCCGTGGCGGGCGCTGGCCGCGCTGGGCCGGGAGCTGGCGGCCGAGTGGGCGGCACAGGACGTGCGGGCCGcgctgtgccagctgctgctgctctggctgggccTCAGCCTGCTGGGCGTCCGCCTGGCCTGGCGCACCTACGGCGGGGCGGTGGCCGCTCTCTGTTACCGGACCGGCCCCACCGGCCGCCGCTCCCCCGGCACCGCTTCCGGGGCCTCGCCTTCCCGGCCCCGAGCGCACTCCCTTTCCCCCGCCGGCCCGGCGGGACGCAACGGCGCCGCCGAGCGGCACTGCCCGCCCCG GGATggcctggcagcagagcccatgAAGACGCACCGGGAGTGA